The following proteins are encoded in a genomic region of Diabrotica virgifera virgifera chromosome 1, PGI_DIABVI_V3a:
- the LOC126879300 gene encoding neuropeptide-like 3, with the protein MFKLCFVAALLGIAVTVPAPEPKPAPKADPKAQFLAAPVVAAPSVAYSSAYVDAPLAYSSYAAPAVFPGAYSVYPQYSASYVYY; encoded by the exons atgttcaaattg tgTTTCGTAGCTGCTCTTCTGGGTATTGCTGTTACTGTACCTGCTCCAGAACCAAAGCCTGCACCAAAAGCTGATCCAAAGGCTCAATTCCTAGCTGCTCCAGTTGTAGCTGCTCCATCGGTTGCCTATTCTTCCGCTTATGTTGATGCTCCTCTGGCTTACTCCAGTTATGCGGCTCCTGCTGTGTTTCCTGGTGCTTATTCTGTGTACCCACAATATTCTGCTTCGTATGTGTACtattaa